The proteins below are encoded in one region of Dromaius novaehollandiae isolate bDroNov1 chromosome 9, bDroNov1.hap1, whole genome shotgun sequence:
- the FBXO45 gene encoding F-box/SPRY domain-containing protein 1: MAAGGAGGGAALAGGAGWRLPGRVLELVFSYLELRELRSCALVCKLWHRVLHGDENSEVWRSLAARCLAEEALRTDILCNVPTYKGKVRAFHHAFSTNDCSRNVYIKKNGFTLHRNPIAQSTDGARTKIGFSEGRHAWEVWWEGPLGTVAVIGIATKRAAMQCQGYVALLGSDDQSWGWNLVDNNLLHNGEVNGSFPQCNNAPKYQIGERIRVILDMEDKTLAFERGYEFLGVAFRGLPKVCLYPAVSAVYGNTEVTLVYLGKPLDG, from the exons atggcggcgggcggcgcgggcggcggcgcggcgctggcggggggagcggggtggCGGCTGCCAGGGCGGGTGCTGGAGCTGGTCTTCTCCTACCTGGAGCTGCGCGAGCTGCGGAGCTGCGCGCTGGTCTGCAAGCTGTGGCACCGCGTCCTCCACGGCGACGAGAACAGCGAGGTGTGGCGCAGCCTGGCggcccgctgcctggcggaggaGGCGCTGCGCACCGACATCCTCTGCAACGTGCCCACCTACAAGGGCAAG GTCCGTGCCTTTCACCATGCCTTCAGCACCAACGATTGCTCCAGGAACGTCTACATCAAGAAGAACGGCTTCACTTTGCACCGCAACCCCATCGCTCAGAGCACGGATGGGGCAAGGACCAAGATCGGCTTCAGCGAGGGCCGCCACGCGTGGGAAGTGTGGTGGGAGGGCCCGCTGGGCACCGTGGCCGTCATCGGCATCGCCACGAAGCGGGCCGCCATGCAGTGTCAGGGCTACGTGGCGCTGCTGGGGAGCGATGACCAGAGTTGGGGCTGGAATTTGGTGGACAATAATTTGCTGCATAATGGAGAAGTGAATGGCAGTTTCCCTCAGTGCAATAACGCACCGAAGTACCAG ATAGGCGAACGGATTCGAGTTATTCTGGACATGGAAGACAAAACGTTAGCGTTTGAGAGGGGCTATGAGTTCTTGGGAGTTGCATTCAGAGGACTGCCAAAAGTTTGCCTGTATCCAGCAGTGTCTGCTGTGTATGGTAACACGGAAGTGACTTTGGTCTACCTGGGAAAACCTCTGGATGGATGA
- the SMCO1 gene encoding single-pass membrane and coiled-coil domain-containing protein 1 — MLIAKYLKENLCFPFLRVENKLQTLETQFKDLKSSLDKLAWKFERQGEILENQMSQDAMWTSMIENRLTSVETNLLFSYTCETLAALRCLVIAEVPDLAEGLPTTATILRRKARHPRIQGAWEAALQGLGLREGDVRALCAFFTAHGHEAQYYAAARRRLCPADMAAAVSRAVKDERLRGSLLRAVEAVEESRARRRADSPAPRGRAQPL; from the exons ATGTTGATAGCCAAGTATCTAAAAGAAAACCTCTGTTTTCCATTCCTCAGAGTAGAAAATAAGCTGCAGACCTTGGAAACTCAGTTCAAAGATCTGAAGTCAAGCTTGGACAAACTGGCATGGAAGTTCGAACGTCAGGGTGAGATCTTGGAGAATCAGATGAGCCAGGATGCAATGTGGACATCAATGATAGAAAACAG ACTGACATCGGTAGAGACCAACCTCCTGTTCAGCTACACGTGTGAAACCCTGGCCGCCCTGCGCTGCCTGGTGATCGCCGAGGTGCCCGACCTGGCAGAGGGCCTCCCCACCACAGCCACCATCCTGAGGCGCAAGGCCCGGCACCCGAGGATCCAAGGGGCATGGGAAGCGGccctgcagggcctggggctgCGCGAAGGGGATGTAAGGGCCCTCTGCGCCTTCTTCACCGCGCACGGCCACGAGGCCCAGTACTACGCAGCCGCCCGGAGACGGCTGTGCCCCGCCGACATGGCCGCCGCCGTGAGCAGGGCCGTGAAGGACGAGAGGCTCCGCGGGAGCCTGCTGCGGGCCGTCGAGGCGGTAGAGGAGAGCAGAGCACGGAGACGGGCGGACAGCCCGGCGCCCCGAGGGCGAGCCCAGCCGCTGTGA
- the WDR53 gene encoding WD repeat-containing protein 53 — translation MAVKWTDGHTSSILCLNVNKEGLVASGAERGELTIWDGKGIPAGQLQLHKADDVTSVVFSPTCPTRLYTSHGETISLLDVRSLKEPTECFQVNEEEINCLSVNETDNFLAAADDSGTIKIIDLENKKVSRSLRHSNICSSVVFRPQRPQSLLSCGLDMQVMLWNLQKARPLWTTNLQDCEMEEANPQSAGQFFNPPLAHSLSVASCGNIFGCGAQDGKVRIFRVTGVKFEHELGFKGHSLGVSQVLFMPEAYWLLTGGNDGKVLLWDVSSGVGKQQKSPAKSLQRKKAQAPTSTKKEGKHNKMASNEHARVLPRLTIEHGEKVNWISYAEIKGSKRVLVADQSSSISVYPLPEA, via the exons ATGGCAGTCAAATGGACTGATGGACATACCTCCTCTATCCTGTGCCTGAACgtaaacaaggaagggctggtagCTTCAGGAGCAGAAAGAGGCGAGCTCACCATCTGGGATGGAAAAGGCATTCCAGCAGGACAGCTCCAGCTTCATAAGGCAGATGATGTTACCTCTGTTGTGTTCTCTCCCACCTGTCCTACCAGGCTGTACACTTCTCATGGAGAAACTATCAGTTTGCTGGATGTTCGATCTCTTAAGGAGCCTACTGAATGCTTCCAAGTGAATGAAGAGGAGATCAATTGCCTTTCAGTGAATGAGACTGACAATTTCTTGGCTGCAGCAGATGATTCTGGGACAATAAAGATTATAGACTTAGAAAACAAGAAAGTCAGCCGGTCCTTGAGACACTCAAATATCTGCTCCTCTGTTGTCTTTCGACCTCAAAGGCCACAAAGCCTTCTTTCCTGTGGACTGGACATGCAG gttatgcTGTGGAACCTACAGAAAGCTCGCCCACTGTGGACCACAAACTTGCAGGACTGTGAAATGGAAGAAGCCAATCCACAGTCAGCTGGCCAGTTCTTTAACCCTCCACTTGCACATTCCCTGTCAGTTGCATCATGTGGCAACATCTTTGGTTGTGGAGCTCAAGATGGTAAAGTCAGAATCTTCAGGGTCACCGGTGTTAAGTTTGAACATGAGTTAGGATTTAAAGGTCACAGTTTGGGAGTCTCACAGGTCCTTTTTATGCCAGAAGCATATTGGCTGCTGACTGGAGGAAATGATGGGAAAGTCTTGCTCTGGGATGTCAGCAGTGGTGttggaaaacaacagaaaagcccAGCAAAATCTCTCCAGAGAAAGAAGGCCCAGGCACCTACTTCCACCAAAAAAGAGGGAAAGCACAACAAAATGGCTTCAAATGAACATGCTAGAGTTTTACCAAGGCTAACCATTGAACATGGAGAGAAGGTGAACTGGATCTCATATGCAGAGATCAAAGGCTCTAAGAGAGTATTAGTTGCTGATCAGAGTAGTTCTATATCTGTATATCCATTACCAGAAGCTTAG